Proteins from one Sulfurovum sp. TSL1 genomic window:
- the ppk2 gene encoding polyphosphate kinase 2 — MHEEIIEKLRKENALLRQTHTEADIYYTRMKELEIYQAQLVKLLTHIEEKSQKVIVLFEGRDAAGKGSLIGSIAQYLNPKHCRSVALGKPTDEERSQWYFQKYIKHFPRGGELVLFDRSWYNRAMVEPVFGFCTQNEYELFLDTVTNFEDSFTRHDTRLIKIYLSVSKEIQNERFEKRRTDPLRQWKLSEIDMQAQAMWNEFTHKKRIMLERTHTPESPWHIIRSNDKHKARIEAMKLILRELDFKEQDSTVDLKADENILVSVEAEILG, encoded by the coding sequence ATGCATGAAGAAATCATAGAAAAACTGCGTAAAGAGAATGCGCTTTTACGCCAAACTCATACGGAAGCCGATATATATTATACCAGGATGAAAGAGTTGGAGATATATCAGGCGCAATTGGTCAAACTGCTTACGCATATAGAAGAAAAGTCCCAGAAGGTGATCGTACTCTTTGAAGGAAGAGATGCGGCAGGGAAAGGAAGTCTTATAGGCAGTATAGCCCAGTACCTGAATCCAAAGCACTGCCGTTCCGTGGCCCTTGGTAAACCTACGGATGAGGAGAGATCGCAATGGTATTTCCAAAAATATATCAAGCATTTCCCACGTGGGGGAGAGTTGGTACTTTTTGATCGCAGCTGGTATAATCGTGCCATGGTTGAACCGGTCTTTGGATTTTGTACCCAGAATGAGTATGAACTTTTTTTAGACACGGTGACCAACTTTGAAGATTCCTTTACGAGGCATGATACACGTTTGATCAAGATCTATCTGAGTGTTTCAAAAGAGATACAAAATGAACGTTTTGAAAAACGCCGGACCGATCCTTTGAGACAATGGAAACTGAGTGAAATAGATATGCAGGCACAGGCCATGTGGAATGAGTTCACGCATAAAAAGAGAATTATGCTCGAACGCACACATACACCCGAGTCTCCATGGCATATCATTCGTTCAAATGATAAACATAAAGCACGTATTGAAGCGATGAAGCTGATATTGAGAGAACTTGATTTTAAAGAACAGGATTCCACAGTTGATCTGAAAGCAGATGAGAATATTCTGGTCTCTGTCGAGGCTGAAATATTAGGTTGA